AACATAGGCTTCCAACAGGCCGATAATCACCCCCCCCACAATCGCGCCGGGAATGGAATCCAGCCCGCCCAAAATCACCACCGGGAACACCCGCAGGCCGAAGCCCGCCAGTTCTGGCCCCACGCCCACAATGTTGGCCACCAGCGCGCCGCCGATGGCCGCGGTCATGGCCGCAATCGACCACGCCCAGGCAAAGATGCGCTTCACGCTGATGCCCATGCTCATCGCGGCCTGCTGGTCATCGGCCACGGCGCGCATGGCAATGCCTTCCTTGGAGCGGGTAAAAAAGAGGTTAAACAGGAAAAGCATCACCCCGGCGATCACGATCGCCCACAGGCGGTCGGCACCCACCGTCGCGCCCAGCACATGCACCGGCTTGCTGGGGATGAAAGCCGGAAAAGCCCGCGGCTGGTTGCCCCAAATGGTGCTCACAATGGCCCGCAGCAGGCTGCTCAAACCAATGGTCGCC
This genomic interval from Chloroflexota bacterium contains the following:
- a CDS encoding branched-chain amino acid ABC transporter permease, which translates into the protein MDLFIQLTLTGLTNGAILALAALGFVLIYKSSDVINFAQGEFLLIGAYVMFSMLVQFSLPWTIGLVLTLLVAVGIGVAVERLVLRPLIGEPIISVIMATIGLSSLLRAIVSTIWGNQPRAFPAFIPSKPVHVLGATVGADRLWAIVIAGVMLFLFNLFFTRSKEGIAMRAVADDQQAAMSMGISVKRIFAWAWSIAAMTAAIGGALVANIVGVGPELAGFGLRVFPVVILGGLDSIPGAIVGGVIIGLLEAYVGGYIGMGLNQVISFIVLILILMVRPYGLFGQEIIERV